A genomic region of Haladaptatus sp. R4 contains the following coding sequences:
- a CDS encoding CNNM domain-containing protein, which produces MIDLLTVLGILGGVFLLLMNGFFVVTEFAMTRVRQFDKAEFDESKGLQRAWEMTDRLEIYLSGCQVGITIASVGLGVVAEPAVVAAFHPIIDAVGIGSGSTEALSAILALAVINLMHIIIGEQAPTYFGIERTKFAARYGSGVLYWWTKLMYPVIILADKTAKGLLSLFGIDIERSWTEGEDGEDGEQEIASRADLHRRMGDVLAAVEDLPEEREEEILAALRIERVPVRNIMIPREDIVALSTTEPIEENIRRMRETPVVRFPLIDGSLDEFRGIIYAPSIIGQYDELRDGEVSLTDIAHDPMTVAGDTSVADAIDLFQAQHQELALVLDGSDVIGLVTATDAFEEVLGELEDPTDREVTA; this is translated from the coding sequence ATGATAGATCTGCTCACCGTCCTCGGGATACTCGGTGGAGTATTCCTCCTGCTGATGAACGGTTTCTTCGTCGTCACGGAGTTCGCCATGACGCGGGTTCGGCAGTTCGACAAGGCCGAGTTCGACGAGTCGAAGGGACTCCAACGCGCGTGGGAGATGACCGACCGCCTCGAAATCTACCTCTCGGGGTGCCAGGTCGGAATCACTATCGCCAGCGTCGGACTGGGCGTGGTCGCCGAACCAGCGGTCGTCGCGGCGTTTCATCCGATCATCGACGCCGTCGGGATCGGCAGCGGGTCCACCGAAGCCCTCTCGGCGATTCTCGCGCTCGCCGTCATCAACCTCATGCACATCATCATCGGCGAACAAGCGCCGACCTACTTCGGCATCGAGCGAACGAAGTTCGCGGCGCGATACGGGTCCGGAGTGCTGTACTGGTGGACGAAACTGATGTACCCCGTCATCATCCTCGCCGATAAAACCGCGAAGGGACTGCTCTCGCTGTTCGGTATCGACATCGAGCGCTCGTGGACCGAGGGCGAAGACGGCGAGGACGGCGAGCAGGAAATCGCGAGCAGGGCAGACCTCCATCGACGGATGGGGGACGTTCTCGCCGCAGTGGAGGACCTCCCGGAGGAACGGGAGGAGGAGATATTGGCCGCGCTCCGGATCGAACGTGTCCCGGTCCGGAACATCATGATCCCACGCGAGGACATCGTGGCCCTCTCGACCACGGAACCGATCGAGGAGAACATCCGGCGGATGCGGGAGACCCCCGTCGTTCGATTCCCCCTCATCGACGGGTCGCTGGACGAGTTTCGGGGTATCATCTACGCACCCAGCATCATCGGTCAGTACGACGAACTCCGGGACGGGGAGGTTTCCCTAACCGACATCGCACACGACCCCATGACGGTCGCTGGCGACACGAGCGTCGCCGACGCCATCGACCTGTTTCAGGCGCAACATCAAGAACTCGCGTTGGTGTTGGACGGAAGCGACGTCATCGGGTTGGTGACGGCGACGGACGCGTTTGAGGAGGTCCTCGGGGAGTTGGAGGACCCGACCGACAGGGAAGTCACAGCTTAG
- a CDS encoding phytoene/squalene synthase family protein has product MKDTHVEAGKAIQQQTGKTFHLATRLLPERVRHPTYVLYGFFRICDEVVDDAADVPPEEQSKRLESLRNQALGSKPPDDPVLEAFNDLRESHGISDEEVAVFIDAMAADIEKSRYENYEELEAYMRGSAAAVGQMMTSVMNPANPDRARPHATALGEAFQLTNFLRDVREDVEDRDRIYLPRTTRERHGVTDEQIERLEFTDGFAAVMHDELRRAEALYREGVAGIQYLPEDCQFAVLLAAVLYAEYHRVIRAQGYDVLSREPSFGTTRKLVLLAKTRWHWRKTGDPETVFRAVSPVGTPEHRGSDVERRDTLPTR; this is encoded by the coding sequence ATGAAAGACACACACGTAGAAGCCGGGAAGGCGATACAGCAGCAAACCGGGAAGACGTTCCACCTCGCGACTCGGTTACTGCCCGAGCGAGTGCGCCATCCGACCTACGTGTTGTATGGCTTCTTCCGGATCTGTGACGAAGTGGTGGACGACGCTGCCGACGTTCCACCCGAAGAACAGTCGAAGCGACTGGAGTCGCTTCGAAACCAAGCGCTCGGGTCGAAACCGCCCGACGACCCCGTGCTGGAGGCGTTCAACGACCTCCGCGAGTCGCACGGAATCTCGGACGAGGAAGTGGCCGTCTTCATCGACGCGATGGCCGCCGACATCGAGAAATCGCGCTACGAGAACTACGAGGAGTTGGAGGCGTACATGCGCGGGTCGGCCGCCGCCGTCGGCCAGATGATGACCTCGGTGATGAACCCGGCTAACCCCGACCGGGCGCGACCGCACGCCACCGCGCTCGGCGAGGCGTTCCAACTCACGAACTTCCTGCGCGACGTGCGCGAGGACGTCGAAGACCGGGACCGGATTTACCTGCCACGGACGACGCGGGAACGCCACGGCGTCACGGACGAACAGATCGAACGACTCGAATTCACCGACGGGTTCGCGGCCGTCATGCACGACGAACTCCGCCGCGCGGAGGCGCTGTATCGGGAAGGCGTCGCTGGCATCCAGTACCTCCCCGAGGATTGCCAGTTCGCCGTGTTGCTCGCGGCCGTGCTGTACGCCGAGTACCACCGCGTGATTCGAGCGCAGGGCTACGACGTTCTCTCCCGGGAACCGTCGTTCGGGACCACCAGAAAACTCGTGTTGCTCGCCAAGACTCGCTGGCACTGGCGAAAGACGGGCGACCCGGAAACCGTCTTCCGCGCCGTGAGTCCGGTCGGAACGCCCGAGCATCGCGGGTCGGACGTGGAGCGCCGGGATACGCTTCCGACGCGGTAA
- a CDS encoding TrmB family transcriptional regulator, whose product MDETDAIDALTDLGLSNYEAKVFIALQKLGIGTARDIHGVTDVPRSQVYGAADDLQERGLVEVKQSKPIQYRPVSLAAAKSHLRDRFERAQQRAFDYLESAQNEFVDTESEREDVWSIDGENAVTSRIEQLMEEAESRIVFGLHDESLYTDRLVEILHERSDAGVDVLIISQDPSMQEHFSDLRVVIRHDKPHAEPAGRMLIVDDDTVLISILGDHESAIWSSQTGFSAILCQTVSSQIEDAIGE is encoded by the coding sequence ATGGACGAAACTGACGCCATCGACGCGCTGACCGACCTCGGTCTCTCGAACTACGAGGCCAAGGTGTTCATCGCGCTTCAGAAGTTGGGGATCGGAACCGCTCGGGACATCCATGGCGTCACCGACGTACCACGATCACAGGTGTACGGTGCGGCGGACGACCTCCAGGAGCGCGGCCTCGTGGAGGTAAAACAGTCGAAGCCGATCCAGTATCGCCCCGTGAGTTTGGCGGCGGCGAAATCGCACCTCCGCGACCGCTTCGAGCGCGCACAGCAACGCGCGTTCGACTACCTCGAATCGGCACAGAACGAGTTCGTCGATACCGAGAGCGAGCGGGAGGACGTCTGGTCCATCGACGGCGAGAACGCCGTCACCAGTCGAATCGAACAGTTGATGGAGGAGGCCGAATCGAGAATCGTCTTCGGTCTCCACGACGAGTCGCTGTACACGGATCGACTCGTCGAGATACTCCACGAGCGGTCGGATGCGGGCGTCGACGTCCTCATCATCTCCCAGGACCCATCGATGCAGGAACACTTCAGTGATCTCCGAGTCGTCATCCGCCACGACAAACCCCACGCCGAACCCGCGGGACGCATGCTCATCGTGGACGACGATACCGTCCTCATCAGCATCCTCGGTGACCACGAAAGCGCGATTTGGAGCTCCCAAACGGGATTCTCGGCGATCCTGTGTCAAACGGTCAGCTCACAGATCGAAGACGCGATCGGCGAATAA
- a CDS encoding NAD(P)-dependent alcohol dehydrogenase, whose product MHVAVLDEPGSFVVEERERPNPGPDEVVVKIDEVGICGSDVHYYEHGRIGDYVVESPLVLGHESAGEVVAVGESAGDDFTVGDRVTLEPGVPCRRCAHCKRGEYNLCPDVTFMATPPDDGAFAEFVAWPADFTYRLPDDVSTREGALCEPLSVGIHAARRGNVDVGDSVLVTGCGPIGLLAMEAANAAGATEVFISDVVPEKLALAESRGADATIDVSEEDLGEAVSRLTGGEGVDVIIEASGATPAIRTTIDAVRRGGTIVLIGLSQDDEIPLATGDIIDNELDVRGSFRYRNTYPAAIQLLADGAVDVEGIVDFEMELSDVGEAFERAKALGTVKGMISVSD is encoded by the coding sequence ATGCACGTCGCAGTCCTCGACGAACCCGGTTCGTTCGTCGTCGAAGAGCGAGAGAGACCGAACCCAGGTCCCGACGAAGTAGTCGTGAAGATAGACGAGGTCGGCATCTGCGGGTCCGACGTACACTACTACGAACACGGCCGAATCGGCGACTACGTGGTCGAATCGCCGCTCGTCCTCGGACACGAGAGCGCGGGCGAGGTCGTCGCCGTCGGTGAGAGCGCGGGCGACGATTTCACAGTTGGCGACAGGGTGACGCTCGAACCCGGCGTCCCCTGTCGGCGCTGTGCCCACTGCAAGCGCGGCGAGTACAACCTCTGTCCCGACGTGACGTTCATGGCGACGCCACCCGACGACGGCGCGTTCGCGGAGTTCGTCGCGTGGCCCGCCGACTTCACCTATCGGCTTCCGGACGACGTTTCGACCCGTGAGGGTGCGCTCTGTGAACCCCTCAGCGTCGGGATTCACGCTGCTCGACGCGGGAACGTCGACGTCGGCGACTCCGTGCTCGTCACCGGTTGTGGACCCATCGGTCTGTTGGCGATGGAAGCAGCGAACGCGGCCGGTGCGACCGAGGTGTTCATCTCGGACGTCGTCCCAGAAAAACTCGCGCTGGCCGAGTCGCGGGGCGCGGACGCGACCATCGACGTGAGCGAGGAGGACCTCGGCGAAGCGGTCTCCCGACTCACGGGCGGCGAGGGCGTGGACGTGATCATCGAAGCCTCCGGGGCGACCCCGGCGATTCGAACCACCATCGATGCGGTGCGACGGGGTGGAACCATCGTCCTCATCGGCCTTTCACAGGACGACGAAATCCCGCTCGCCACGGGCGACATCATCGACAACGAACTCGACGTTCGCGGGTCGTTCCGCTACCGGAACACGTACCCTGCGGCCATTCAGTTGCTAGCGGACGGCGCGGTAGACGTCGAAGGTATCGTGGATTTCGAGATGGAACTGTCGGATGTCGGCGAGGCGTTCGAGCGAGCGAAGGCGTTAGGAACCGTGAAAGGAATGATTTCGGTTTCCGACTAG
- the thiC gene encoding phosphomethylpyrimidine synthase ThiC → MERVAERENRDAEFVRQQVADGQAVIPANHDHEALDPMIIGREFATKVNANIGNSETTSGLEGELRKLHTAVHYGADTVMDLSTGGNLDEIRETNVRYSPIPVGTVPIYGAVTRVDDVTDLTHELLLDVIRKQAEQGVDYMTIHAGILMEHLPLTDGRKTGIVSRGGSLLAQWMEENGMQNPLYVKFEEICEIFAEHDVTFSLGDSLRPGCLADACDDAQFAELDTLGELTEVARDHGVQVMVEGPGHVPMDEIAMNVERQQEVCGGAPFYVLGPLVTDIAPGYDHITSSIGATEAARAGAAMLCYVTPKEHLGLPDEEDVRDGLAAYRIAAHAGDVANGLPGARDWDDALSEARYEFDWRRQFDLALDSERAMSYHDQTLPGDNYKEARFCSMCGVEFCSMRIDQDARDADGEMTTLNTKTDLDGSSAASVNLPPTGSHDTTAVPELPDFASESDGGQPDEARSDD, encoded by the coding sequence ATGGAGCGGGTCGCGGAGCGGGAGAACAGGGACGCCGAGTTCGTCCGCCAACAGGTCGCGGACGGGCAAGCGGTCATTCCGGCCAATCACGACCACGAGGCGCTCGACCCGATGATAATCGGCCGCGAGTTCGCGACGAAGGTCAACGCGAACATCGGCAACAGCGAGACGACGAGCGGTCTCGAAGGCGAACTCCGGAAACTGCACACGGCGGTTCACTACGGGGCGGACACCGTGATGGATCTGAGTACCGGCGGAAACCTCGACGAGATACGGGAGACGAACGTCCGGTACTCCCCGATTCCCGTCGGCACGGTTCCAATCTACGGTGCCGTTACGCGCGTCGATGACGTTACGGACCTCACGCACGAACTGCTCCTCGACGTCATCCGGAAACAGGCCGAGCAGGGCGTCGATTACATGACGATTCACGCGGGCATCCTGATGGAGCACCTGCCGCTCACGGACGGGCGAAAGACGGGCATCGTCTCCCGAGGCGGTTCGCTCCTCGCACAGTGGATGGAGGAAAACGGGATGCAGAACCCGTTGTACGTAAAATTCGAGGAAATCTGCGAAATATTTGCCGAACACGACGTGACGTTCAGCCTCGGGGACAGCCTCCGTCCTGGTTGTTTGGCCGACGCCTGCGACGACGCGCAGTTCGCTGAATTGGACACGCTCGGCGAACTGACGGAGGTCGCACGGGACCACGGGGTTCAGGTAATGGTCGAGGGACCGGGCCACGTTCCGATGGACGAGATAGCGATGAACGTCGAACGCCAGCAGGAGGTCTGTGGCGGTGCGCCGTTCTACGTCCTCGGACCGCTCGTCACCGACATCGCGCCCGGCTACGACCACATCACGAGTTCCATCGGCGCGACGGAAGCGGCCCGCGCCGGTGCGGCCATGCTCTGTTACGTGACTCCGAAAGAACACCTCGGGCTTCCGGACGAGGAGGACGTTCGGGACGGACTCGCGGCCTACCGTATCGCTGCTCACGCCGGGGACGTGGCGAACGGGTTGCCCGGCGCGCGGGACTGGGACGACGCCCTCTCGGAGGCCCGCTACGAGTTCGACTGGCGACGCCAGTTCGACCTCGCGCTCGATTCCGAACGCGCGATGTCGTACCACGACCAGACGCTTCCCGGGGACAACTACAAGGAGGCCCGCTTCTGCTCGATGTGCGGCGTGGAGTTCTGTTCGATGCGAATCGACCAGGACGCCCGCGACGCCGACGGCGAGATGACGACGTTGAACACGAAAACCGATCTCGACGGTTCCTCCGCAGCATCGGTCAACCTCCCGCCGACCGGTTCACACGATACGACTGCCGTCCCGGAGTTGCCGGATTTCGCGAGCGAATCTGACGGGGGACAACCGGACGAAGCGCGTTCCGACGACTGA
- a CDS encoding rhodanese-like domain-containing protein, whose product MNRREFLAASAVSVAGLSGCLGRIGSGSDADSNPKSEEGFDTVERYGAHVPLAPISVVHEWYEKGSAEFADARGKTQYDTSHIEGAVLSPAPDGFEKDDPISRWGKKDRIVCYCGCPHHLSSMRAGKLMNDGYENVYVIDEGFWVWHDKGYPIEGEDTSYSPKSYEIDGVADSASAGKTAWARHPRSGQREAAGIRGDGSYSLDLKFYDVTPQSTITVQTPEYTVKGTIGDLSSGTVTGT is encoded by the coding sequence ATGAATCGGCGTGAGTTTCTGGCGGCGAGTGCCGTTTCGGTCGCGGGATTGAGCGGTTGTCTCGGCCGAATCGGGTCGGGTTCGGACGCGGACTCGAATCCGAAATCCGAGGAGGGGTTCGATACCGTGGAACGATACGGCGCTCACGTCCCGCTCGCACCGATATCGGTCGTTCACGAGTGGTACGAAAAAGGCAGTGCCGAGTTCGCCGACGCCCGTGGAAAAACGCAGTACGACACGTCCCACATCGAGGGTGCGGTGCTCAGCCCTGCGCCGGACGGATTCGAGAAGGACGACCCGATCTCTCGGTGGGGGAAAAAAGACCGAATCGTCTGTTACTGTGGCTGTCCCCACCATCTCTCGTCGATGCGTGCGGGAAAGCTGATGAACGACGGATACGAAAACGTCTACGTCATCGACGAGGGATTCTGGGTGTGGCACGACAAGGGCTATCCCATCGAAGGGGAGGATACGTCGTACTCGCCCAAATCCTACGAAATCGATGGCGTCGCTGATTCGGCCTCCGCCGGAAAAACGGCGTGGGCGCGCCACCCAAGGTCGGGTCAACGGGAGGCGGCGGGAATCCGAGGGGACGGCTCGTATTCGCTCGACCTCAAATTCTACGACGTGACACCGCAGTCGACGATTACGGTTCAGACGCCGGAATACACCGTGAAGGGGACCATCGGGGACCTCTCCTCCGGAACCGTCACCGGAACGTAG